A window of Brevibacterium ihuae contains these coding sequences:
- the sucD gene encoding succinate--CoA ligase subunit alpha has protein sequence MSIFLNSESKIIVQGITGGEGTKHTARMLAAGANVVGGVNARKAGTTVSHTDASGAEVELPVFASVGEAMEATGANVSVAFVPPAFSKDAGFEAIDAGIELLVIITEGIPVQDSAAIWAHATEKGNATRIIGPNCPGIISPGESLAGIIPANITQKGKLGLVSKSGTLTYQMMYELRDLGFTTCIGIGGDPVIGTTHIDALAAFEEDPETEAIVMIGEIGGDAEERAAEFIKANVTKPVVGYVAGFTAPEGKTMGHAGAIVSGSSGTAEAKKEALEAAGVKVGKTPSETAQLMRDLLS, from the coding sequence ATGTCGATTTTCCTCAACTCCGAATCGAAGATCATCGTCCAGGGCATCACCGGCGGTGAGGGCACCAAGCACACCGCGCGGATGCTCGCCGCGGGTGCGAACGTCGTCGGCGGTGTCAATGCGCGCAAGGCCGGAACCACCGTGAGCCACACCGACGCCTCCGGCGCCGAGGTCGAGCTGCCGGTGTTCGCGTCCGTCGGCGAGGCCATGGAGGCCACCGGCGCGAACGTCTCCGTCGCCTTCGTCCCGCCGGCCTTCTCCAAGGATGCCGGCTTCGAGGCGATCGATGCGGGCATCGAGCTGCTCGTCATCATCACCGAGGGCATCCCCGTCCAGGACTCCGCCGCGATCTGGGCGCACGCCACCGAGAAGGGCAACGCGACCCGGATCATCGGTCCGAACTGCCCGGGCATCATCTCGCCCGGTGAGTCGCTCGCCGGCATCATCCCGGCGAACATCACGCAGAAGGGCAAGCTCGGGCTGGTCTCGAAGTCCGGCACGCTGACCTACCAGATGATGTACGAGCTGCGGGACCTCGGGTTCACCACCTGCATCGGCATCGGCGGCGACCCGGTCATCGGCACCACCCACATCGATGCGCTCGCCGCATTCGAAGAGGACCCGGAGACCGAGGCCATCGTGATGATCGGCGAGATCGGCGGCGACGCCGAGGAGCGCGCGGCAGAGTTCATCAAGGCCAACGTCACCAAGCCGGTCGTCGGCTACGTCGCCGGCTTCACCGCTCCCGAGGGCAAGACCATGGGCCACGCGGGTGCGATCGTGTCCGGCTCGTCCGGCACCGCCGAGGCGAAGAAGGAGGCCCTCGAGGCCGCCGGCGTCAAGGTCGGCAAGACCCCCTCGGAGACCGCGCAGCTCATGCGCGACCTCCTCAGCTGA
- a CDS encoding N-acetylglutaminylglutamine amidotransferase, with product MCGICGEIGTVHATDTAAVEAMSDVMVPRGPDGHGTYTKDHVVFGHRRLAIIDLSEAGAQPMHDADLRLSIVFNGCIYNYPELLEELRGLGHTFRGHSDTEVILKAYAQWGEDFVHRLKGMFAFALFDERSGRVLVGRDRLGIKPFYYAEVGGVFRFASSLPAILAGGGVDTRVDPVALHHYMTFHAVVPAPYTMLQGVRKLPPATLMWIEPDGTRTQKTYWEPIYEDDPAKADWSDTDWEEAILDSLRTAVRRRLVADVPVGVLLSGGLDSSLIVGLLSEEGQHGLNTFSIGFEAAGGEEGDEFKYSDVIAEHFGTRHHQIRIDTARMLPALGNAIHAMSEPMVSHDAVAFYLLSEEVAKHVKVVQSGQGADEVFAGYHWYPPMYAAGTDPEAALASYRGAFFDRTHEEMAQLVSPRFLAGSDVSGEFVDAHFRHPGASSAIDKALRIDTQIMLTDDPVKRVDNMTMAWGLEARVPFLDHDLVELAAQCPARLKTAQDGKGVLKEAGRRVIPSAVIDRPKGYFPVPALKHLDGPYLDMVRDAVTGQSARDRGLFQQGAVEELLADPNGNLTPLRGNRLWQIALLELWFQSHGITGPAA from the coding sequence ATGTGCGGAATCTGTGGTGAGATCGGGACCGTCCACGCGACGGACACCGCCGCCGTCGAGGCGATGAGCGACGTCATGGTGCCGCGCGGCCCGGACGGCCACGGCACGTACACCAAGGACCACGTGGTCTTCGGCCATCGCCGGCTCGCGATCATCGACCTGTCCGAGGCGGGCGCCCAGCCCATGCACGACGCCGATCTGCGCCTGAGCATCGTCTTCAACGGCTGCATCTACAATTACCCCGAGCTCCTCGAGGAGCTTCGCGGCCTCGGCCACACCTTCCGCGGCCATTCCGACACCGAGGTCATCCTCAAGGCCTACGCGCAGTGGGGCGAGGACTTCGTCCACCGGCTCAAGGGCATGTTCGCCTTCGCGCTGTTCGACGAGCGCTCCGGCCGAGTCCTCGTCGGCCGCGACCGCCTGGGCATCAAGCCGTTCTACTACGCCGAGGTCGGCGGCGTGTTCCGATTCGCCTCCTCGCTCCCGGCGATCCTCGCCGGCGGCGGTGTCGACACCCGTGTCGATCCCGTCGCGCTCCACCACTACATGACCTTCCACGCCGTGGTGCCCGCGCCGTACACCATGCTCCAGGGCGTGCGGAAGCTCCCGCCGGCCACCCTCATGTGGATCGAGCCTGACGGCACCCGCACCCAGAAGACCTACTGGGAGCCGATCTACGAGGACGACCCGGCGAAGGCCGACTGGTCCGACACCGACTGGGAGGAGGCGATCCTCGACAGCCTCCGCACCGCCGTGCGCCGCCGTCTCGTCGCCGACGTGCCGGTGGGCGTGCTCCTGTCCGGCGGACTCGATTCGAGCCTCATCGTCGGGCTGCTCTCCGAGGAGGGCCAGCACGGCCTCAACACCTTCTCGATCGGCTTCGAGGCCGCCGGCGGCGAGGAGGGCGACGAGTTCAAGTACTCCGACGTCATCGCCGAGCACTTCGGCACCCGGCACCACCAGATCCGGATCGACACCGCGCGCATGCTCCCCGCCCTCGGCAACGCGATCCACGCGATGTCCGAACCGATGGTCTCCCACGACGCCGTCGCCTTCTACCTCCTCAGCGAGGAGGTCGCCAAGCACGTCAAGGTCGTCCAGTCCGGTCAGGGCGCGGACGAGGTGTTCGCCGGCTACCACTGGTACCCGCCGATGTACGCCGCCGGCACCGACCCGGAGGCCGCGCTCGCGAGCTACCGGGGCGCCTTCTTCGACCGCACCCACGAGGAGATGGCCCAGCTCGTCAGCCCGCGCTTCCTCGCCGGTTCCGACGTGTCCGGCGAATTCGTCGACGCGCACTTCCGCCACCCCGGCGCCTCGAGCGCGATCGACAAGGCGCTGCGCATCGATACCCAGATCATGCTCACCGACGACCCGGTCAAGCGGGTGGACAACATGACGATGGCATGGGGGCTCGAGGCGCGCGTGCCGTTCCTCGACCACGACCTCGTCGAGCTCGCCGCGCAGTGCCCGGCCCGCCTCAAGACCGCCCAGGACGGCAAGGGCGTGCTCAAGGAGGCCGGCCGACGGGTCATCCCGTCCGCGGTCATCGACCGTCCCAAGGGCTACTTCCCGGTGCCGGCGCTCAAGCACCTCGACGGGCCCTACCTCGACATGGTCCGCGACGCGGTCACCGGGCAGTCGGCGCGGGACCGGGGTCTGTTCCAGCAGGGCGCGGTCGAGGAGCTGCTCGCCGATCCCAACGGGAACCTCACCCCGCTGCGCGGCAACCGCCTGTGGCAGATCGCCCTGCTCGAGCTGTGGTTCCAGAGCCACGGCATCACCGGACCGGCCGCCTGA
- a CDS encoding class I SAM-dependent methyltransferase produces MPASLLPAALHRSDGELAAIDASLDCGFAGWPHGHPAARLLEEYLHGRSRGVLDISGRALRIGLTDEESAGPAPGSPARWAGAEPARPSSDLLSGPIGVEPEGPVPGSSTGPVQAEPARAARSEPPRSTGVAGVPIISSGTAAEVPVTVVLDDPDGALGSVVALTAPGRVFAYADSLAARAAAEAVHRAHPDSSRIVHLPVRVNAGSEPSDERAGDPAAADAMSTQTGSRSAADGAATSAEGSRQTARRGSDADQGHAGFAELAAVATQPITRVVLAAPKSLRVLTEYLEILAPSAAEFVVVGRAKHLSRSFNTELARFYPRVDVSPGQAKSRLLIASGAPSRDGREADDVGGEASADTAGGVPVPSIPAPRIARAAGLVPEVPALEVSAYGACFGGPSVDPGSALLLTALRDHVVPGRAEGQDHAVGSGPRPDALGERAGGARRDATGVPLRVLDLGCGNGSLLAALGHLLPEARLTGVDVSRAAVASARATCGTRTADIRLVDATNPLPWGAPDERESAPISAGSVDLVVLNPPFHSGHTIETATAHTLIQRARELLVPGGRMVCVFNSSLRYRPVIDRAFGNSEQWARDRRFTVIAAQVPPPTAPASTPPHPRQPRRHETIG; encoded by the coding sequence ATGCCCGCCTCGCTGCTGCCTGCTGCGCTCCACCGCTCCGACGGGGAGCTCGCCGCGATCGACGCCTCCCTCGACTGCGGGTTCGCGGGCTGGCCGCACGGCCACCCGGCAGCACGACTCCTCGAGGAGTACCTCCACGGCCGCAGCCGGGGCGTCCTCGACATCTCCGGACGCGCACTTCGAATCGGGCTGACCGACGAGGAATCGGCGGGCCCCGCACCGGGATCACCGGCGAGGTGGGCGGGGGCCGAACCGGCGAGGCCGTCATCGGATCTGCTCTCAGGGCCGATCGGCGTCGAGCCGGAGGGTCCCGTGCCCGGCTCCTCGACCGGGCCGGTCCAGGCAGAACCGGCGAGGGCCGCCCGGTCGGAGCCTCCGCGAAGCACCGGGGTCGCAGGCGTCCCCATCATCTCCTCCGGCACCGCTGCCGAGGTGCCCGTCACCGTTGTGCTCGACGATCCCGACGGCGCCCTCGGCTCCGTCGTCGCGCTCACCGCTCCCGGTCGGGTCTTCGCCTATGCCGATTCCCTCGCCGCCCGCGCCGCGGCCGAGGCGGTCCACCGGGCCCATCCGGACAGTTCCCGGATCGTCCATCTGCCGGTCCGCGTGAATGCGGGATCGGAGCCGTCGGACGAGCGCGCCGGCGATCCAGCCGCAGCCGACGCGATGAGTACGCAGACGGGATCGCGCTCCGCTGCCGACGGTGCGGCGACCTCGGCGGAGGGATCGCGCCAGACCGCGCGAAGAGGTTCGGACGCCGACCAGGGGCATGCCGGTTTCGCGGAGCTGGCCGCTGTGGCCACACAGCCGATCACACGAGTGGTCCTCGCGGCCCCCAAGTCCCTCCGCGTGCTCACTGAGTACCTCGAGATCCTCGCTCCGTCTGCTGCGGAGTTCGTCGTCGTCGGCCGGGCCAAGCACCTGAGCCGCAGCTTCAACACCGAGCTCGCCCGGTTCTACCCGCGCGTCGACGTGTCACCCGGGCAGGCGAAATCGCGGCTCCTCATCGCCTCGGGAGCGCCCTCGCGCGACGGCCGGGAGGCGGATGACGTGGGAGGAGAAGCCTCCGCCGACACCGCCGGGGGAGTTCCCGTCCCATCCATCCCCGCACCCCGAATCGCTCGCGCCGCTGGACTGGTGCCCGAGGTGCCCGCCCTCGAGGTCTCGGCATATGGCGCGTGCTTCGGCGGGCCGTCCGTCGATCCCGGGTCGGCGCTGCTCCTCACCGCGCTGCGCGACCACGTGGTTCCCGGGCGCGCCGAGGGGCAGGATCATGCCGTCGGATCCGGGCCACGCCCCGACGCACTCGGTGAGCGCGCCGGGGGAGCACGGCGGGATGCGACGGGTGTCCCGCTGCGCGTGCTCGACCTCGGCTGCGGCAACGGCTCGCTGCTCGCCGCTCTCGGCCACCTCCTGCCCGAGGCCCGGCTCACCGGGGTCGACGTGTCGCGGGCGGCAGTCGCCTCGGCTCGCGCGACCTGCGGAACCCGGACCGCGGACATCCGGCTCGTCGATGCGACGAATCCGCTGCCCTGGGGTGCGCCCGATGAGCGCGAGTCTGCTCCGATCAGCGCGGGTTCCGTCGACCTCGTCGTCCTCAACCCTCCCTTCCACTCCGGTCATACGATCGAGACGGCGACGGCGCACACGCTGATCCAGCGGGCGCGGGAGCTCCTGGTTCCCGGCGGACGGATGGTGTGCGTGTTCAACTCGTCGCTGCGGTACCGGCCGGTCATCGATCGGGCGTTCGGCAACTCGGAGCAATGGGCGCGCGATCGTCGATTCACCGTCATCGCGGCGCAGGTCCCGCCGCCCACCGCCCCCGCATCCACCCCGCCTCACCCGAGGCAGCCCCGCAGGCATGAAACGATAGGATGA
- a CDS encoding universal stress protein, which produces MTILVGYAPNPEGMAAVEFGIRQARAFDDTLLVLNAGIGESQDERGVATKNELAAVVEKLQAAGIKYEAKQFLRGNDAVEEILALAEASPEISMIIIGSRKRSVVGKLIMGSSAQRIILGSPVPVISVKS; this is translated from the coding sequence ATGACCATACTCGTCGGCTACGCCCCCAACCCCGAGGGCATGGCGGCCGTGGAGTTCGGGATCCGCCAGGCCCGCGCCTTCGACGACACCCTGCTCGTGCTCAACGCCGGGATCGGCGAGTCGCAGGACGAACGCGGTGTCGCCACGAAGAACGAGCTCGCCGCCGTCGTCGAGAAGCTCCAGGCCGCCGGGATCAAATACGAGGCCAAGCAGTTCCTCCGCGGCAACGACGCTGTCGAGGAGATCCTCGCCCTCGCCGAGGCCTCCCCCGAGATCTCGATGATCATCATCGGCTCCCGCAAGCGCTCGGTCGTCGGCAAGCTCATCATGGGTTCCTCCGCACAGCGCATCATCCTCGGCTCGCCGGTCCCCGTGATCTCCGTCAAGTCCTGA